The Pyrenophora tritici-repentis strain M4 chromosome 2, whole genome shotgun sequence genome window below encodes:
- a CDS encoding Fungal-trans multi-domain protein produces the protein MSSLKRSLDESSHDGDRPSPSGSSVSTVKPASPVAPSASSSFRNVSACNRCRLRKNRCDQRLPSCASCDKAGVKCVGYDPITKREIPRSYVYYLETRVAYLETLLQKHHVAFQEAEDFNPAFTSNGAVTPRPIITAAPPPPRNGTTKPTTAQAREESDKYDREKLTKLVSNIGMVSVQGASDPRYLGSTSGISFARVVFAAVKSSVSGSSSERGSNRGAKVTSSVVDSGTSMRDSFFGLQTKPTIRQAPFPDRELGARLVELYFEHANPQIPILHRGEFMDMFQRVYASGERHRTSRESYMLNIVFAIGAGIILGSSDSEGSPVSDHGRSPNKSRSSPPSNKKRRLAGHQHQPEEYHASAIVHLENFLGSSPAADRPDGFGGGLEELQAVLLLAGFALLRPVAPGLWYIVGVAVRLGVDLGLHYEDGVGIDGAGAEDHTAGNAAFKTEGDGNTTATGSANPSKIDAKERGRRQWVRDLRRRLWWCVYSLDRLVSTCVGRPFGITDQIVTTEFPSLLDDRYITKEGFLEPPAHHEKPTYKLVAHHYFRLRLLQSEILQVLQHRQAQQARASGANQANEFMHTKLPSPFLANFDSFRAWRIDIDRRLLEWKDSAPTQLEAGVQFSPLFLELNYWQAIIMLYRQSLVVPSGLQDELGNAGSDMGSPSMANPEERDDEDLVFLKVAEAGQKVLKLYRQLHRVHLVNYTFLATHHLFMAGISFLYAVWHSVHVRSLLSLDDVDFTVLAATSVLGDLIDNCPPAEACRDAFDRMSKATIQMCMSTTGFGAQALRALPQPQQYHTQTSPSAAYTSSTSDADARPDTEMQG, from the exons ATGAGCAGCCTCAAGCGCTCCTTGGACGAGTCCTCTCATGATGGGGATAGGCCCTCGCCTTCGGGTTCGTCCGTTTCGACTGTGAAGCCCGCCTCGCCCGTTGCGCCTTCAGCCTCGAGCTCGTTCCGCAACGTGAGCGCATGCAACCGCTGCCGCCTGCGCAAGAATAGATGCGACCAGCGCCTGCCCTCGTGCGCCTCCTGCGACAAGGCCGGCGTCAAGTGCGTGGGCTATGATCCCATCACCAAGCGAGAGATTCCGCGCAG CTATGTCTACTACCTCGAAACCCGCGTCGCATACCTCGAGACACTGCTGCAGAAACATCATGTCGCATTCCAAGAGGCTGAGGACTTCAACCCAGCCTTTACATCCAATGGCGCAGTCACTCCCAGGCCCATCATCACCGCCGCCCCGCCGCCGCCTCGCAATGGCACCACCAAGCCCACCACGGCGCAAGCACGAGAGGAAAGCGACAAGTACGACCGGGAGAAACTGACCAAGCTAGTGTCCAACATTGGCATGGTCTCGGTGCAAGGCGCCAGTGACCCGCGATATCTGGGCTCCACTTCCGGCATCTCGTTTGCAAGAGTAGTTTTTGCCGCTGTGAAGAGCTCGGTATCAGGCTCCTCCTCTGAGCGCGGGAGCAACAGGGGCGCCAAGGTGACGAGCAGCGTCGTGGACAGTGGCACCTCAATGCGGGACTCGTTCTTTGGACTACAGACCAAACCCACCATACGCCAGGCGCCCTTCCCAGACCGAGAGCTCGGCGCACGTCTCGTTGAGCTCTACTTTGAGCATGCGAACCCACAGATACCCATCCTGCACCGGGGCGAGTTCATGGACATGTTTCAGCGCGTGTACGCTTCCGGAGAACGGCACCGTACCTCACGCGAGTCGTATATGCTCAACATTGTCTTTGCCATTGGCGCCGGCATCATCTTGGGTAGTTCCGACTCAGAGGGCTCCCCGGTGTCAGACCACGGCCGCTCACCAAACAAGTCACGCTCATCACCCCCAAGCAATAAAAAGCGGAGACTTGCAGGCCATCAGCACCAACCCGAGGAGTACCACGCCTCGGCAATCGTTCATCTGGAAAACTTTCTAGGATCCTCTCCCGCTGCGGACCGTCCCGACGGCTTCGGCGGGGGTCTTGAGGAACTGCAAGCTGTGCTACTACTCGCTGGCTTTGCCCTGTTGAGACCCGTCGCACCCGGCCTGTGGTACATTGTGGGTGTTGCCGTTCGTCTCGGCGTAGATCTAGGCTTGCATTACGAGGATGGTGTGGGTATCGACGGGGCCGGCGCGGAAGACCACACTGCTGGGAATGCTGCATTCAAGACCGAAGGGGACGGGAATACAACGGCTACCGGCAGCGCAAATCCATCCAAAATCGACGCCAAAGAAAGGGGTCGTAGACAGTGGGTCAGAGATCTGCGCCGACGGCTATGGTGGTGTGTCTACTCTTTGGACAGACTTGTGAGCACATGTGTCGGAAGACCTTTC GGCATCACTGACCAAATCGTGACTACTGAATTCCCCTCACTGCTGGATGATCGCTACATTACAAAGGAGGGCTTTTTGGAACCACCCGCACACCATGAAAAACCAACGTACAAGCTCGTAGCTCACCACTATTTCCGACTGAGACTACTGCAGAGTGAAATTCTCCAAGTCTTACAGCATCGGCAAGCACAACAGGCAAGAGCAAGTGGTGCCAACCAAGCCAATGAATTCATGCACACCAAGCTGCCCTCCCCCTTCCTCGCCAATTTTGACTCGTTCCGCGCCTGGCGCATCGATATTGATAGACGGTTGCTGGAATGGAAGGATTCGGCGCCAACACAGCTTGAGGCCGGCGTGCAGTTCTCACCACTTTTCTTAGAGCTGAATTACTGGCAGGCCATCATCATGCTGTATCGGCAGAGCCTAGTCGTTCCTTCCGGTTTGCAGGACGAACTTGGCAATGCTGGCTCGGACATGGGCAGCCCTTCAATGGCCAATCCAGAGGAGCGGGACGATGAGGATTTGGTCTTCCTCAAGGTAGCTGAAGCGGGTCAGAAGGTTCTGAAGTTATACCGGCAGTTGCATCGGGTCCACCTTGTTAATTACACATTCCTCGCAACCCATCACCTGTTCATGGCCG GTATATCCTTCCTCTATGCCGTGTGGCACAGTGTTCATGTGCGCAGCTTACTG TCCCTTGACGATGTCGACTTTACAGTCCTTGCCGCCACATCTGTATTAGGCGATTTGATTGACAATTGCCCGCCTGCGGAAGCATGCCGCGATGCATTCGATCGGATGAGCAAAGCCACCATTCAGATGTGCATGTCGACGACGGGTTTCGGAGCCCAGGCTCTGCGCGCATTGCCGCAACCTCAACAATATCACACGCAAACGTCACCGAGCGCCGCATATACCTCTTCTACTTCGGATGCTGATGCAAGGCCGGATACCGAAATGCAAGG ATGA
- a CDS encoding ProP, Permease major facilitator superfamily: MGRYGSASAIGSAKSPFPTRQMAVLALCRICEPIAFMSIFPYAYFMVESFLSGHSATQISMYTGMVTSSFAFMECISGIFWGRLSDRIGRKRVLLGGLFGTGLSMLLFGFSTSLPMALIARALGGLLNGNIGVLQTTVAELITDERHQPRAYSIMPFVWCLGTIIGGALGGLLARPADVMPFFKGSIFERYPFLLPNLVCTGFVVLGLTVGILFLEETHEDRKYDQDRGREAGQWLLRKLWKRDADATFDDKDASLDEMRSMLSDHNHGGNAQAYQSTDSSPTLCSTRTSISEPPDFSLDKELARAPTFRQAFTKQVCLNVVCYGILAFHTISLEQLLPILMSKKVPTGDSQQLPFHFEGGFGWSTQTTGAFLAAQGFLQMFAQVIVFPWLSRKLGSLRTFWITLSCYPVLYLLAPYLAILPEKLRIPGLVVLLIAKVTFQSLSYPSLAIILANSSPSKKVLGTLNGVAMSSASISRGFGPTISGAVDSLGTSLHMSGLAWWTIAAVALIGWLPGFALQESSKRTNYAAKDDEEALIDTDSDAESIMTLTPDEAVENVLSK, translated from the exons ATGGGTCGTTATGGCTCCGCATCTGCCATTGGCAGCGCCAAATCACCCTTTCCCACCAGACAAATGGCCGTACTCG CGTTATGTCGGATATGCGAGCCAATCGCCTTCATGTCGATATTCCCATACGCCTACTTCATGGTCGAATCCTTCTTGAGCGGCCACAGCGCAACGCAAATTTCAATGTACACGGGCATGGTCACTTCGTCCTTCGCCTTCATGGAGTGCATCAGCGGAATTTTCTGGGGCCGCCTCAGTGACCGGATCGGACGGAAAAGGGTGCTCCTGGGAGGTCTCTTTGGTACGGGGCTGAGCATGCTACTGtttggcttttctacaaGTCTACCAATGGCATTGATCGCCCGGGCCCTCGGAGGATTGCTCAACGG GAACATCGGCGTACTTCAAACGACAGTAGCAGAGCTGATCACCGATGAGCGACACCAAC CACGCGCTTATTCGATAATGCCCTTCGTATGGTGCCTTGG CACCATCATCGGCGGCGCGCTTGGCGGTTTGCTCGCTCGTCCTGCCGACGTAATGCCCTTCTTCAAGGGTAGCATATTCGAGAGGTATCCGTTTCTTCTTCCGAACCTTGTTTGCACAGGTTTCGTGGTACTTGGACTTACCGTCGGCATCTTGTTTCTGGAAGAGACTCACGAAGACCGCAAGTACGACCAGGATCGGGGACGCGAAGCGGGGCAATGGCTTCTTCGCAAACTTTGGAAGCGAGACGCAGATGCAACCTTTGACGACAAGGATGCGTCGCTTGACGAGATGAGATCGATGCTCAGCGACCACAACCACGGCGGCAATGCGCAGGCGTATCAGAGCACCGACAGCTCGCCCACGTTGTGCAGTACGCGCACCTCCATTTCCGAGCCACCGGACTTCTCCCTGGACAAGGAGCTTGCCCGCGCCCCGACATTCCGACAAGCATTCACCAAGCAAGTGTGCCTAAACGTGGTTTGCTACGGCATCCTTGCCTTTCACACCATTTCTCTCGAGCAACTCCTCCCGATCCTCATGTCCAAAAAGGTGCCAACCGGAGATTCTCAGCAGCTGCCGTTTCACTTTGAGGGTGGCTTTGGTTGGTCGACGCAAACGACAGGAGCTTTCCTGGCTGCACAAGGTTTCCTCCAAATGTTTGCCCAGGTCATTGTGTTCCCCTGGCTCAGCAGGAAGCTCGGAAGCCTGCGCACGTTTTGGATCACTCTTTCGTGCTACCCAGTCCTCTACCTGCTCGCACCCTACCTGGCCATCCTCCCCGAGAAGCTTCGGATTCCCGGACTTGTAGTGTTGCTCATCGCCAAGGTCACCTTCCAATCGCTCTCGTATCCATCTCTAGCCATCATCCTGGCAAATTCGTCTCCATCGAAAAAGGTGCTTGGCACGCTAAACGGAGTGGCCATGTCTTCCGCAAGCATCTCTCGTGGATTCGGTCCTACAATATCGGGCGCAGTGGACAGCCTCGGAACCTCACTCCACATGTCCGGACTTGCGTGGTGGACCATTGCCGCCGTTGCTCTCATCGGCTGGCTTCCGGGCTTCGCTCTGCAGGAGAGCAGTAAGCGCACAAACTATGCGGCGAAAGATGACGAGGAGGCCCTCATTGACACAGACTCTGACGCAGAGTCAATCATGACGCTCACGCCTGACGAGGCAGTGGAGAATGTTCTTTCAAAATAA
- a CDS encoding SelP-N domain containing protein, whose amino-acid sequence MPSPNSQTTTFSSSNGAAAGTPTSPYQIPNNNTQSPYTTNFTQNINSTYPDIGGFSDLDFLDSSFPVHGSGGANSGGGGADTAPGGLQDVGIGFGMGFGDGTHDWSDGNGFDLFDGFFFGPGGTGM is encoded by the exons ATGCCTAGCCCCAACAGTCAAACCACCACTTTTAGCAGCAGCAATGGAGCAGCAGCGGGGACACCAACATCACCCTACCAAATccccaacaacaacacccaAAGCCCCTATACCACTAATTTCACCCAAAATATCAATAGCACTTACCCCGACATAGGCGGTTTCTCAGATCTAGATTTCCTCGACAGCAGTTTCCCCGTGCATGGTAGCGGTGGTGCAAACAGTGGTGGTGGGGGCGCGGACACGGCGCCGGGTGGCTTGCAGGACGTGGGTATTGGGTTTGGCATGGGGTTTGGTGATGGCACGCATGATTGGAGTGATGGGAATGGTTTTGATCTTTTTGATGGGTTTTTCTTTG GGCCCGGTGGGACGGGCATGTGA